In one window of Calypte anna isolate BGI_N300 chromosome 1, bCalAnn1_v1.p, whole genome shotgun sequence DNA:
- the LOC103538984 gene encoding cystathionine beta-synthase produces MVDTLPCARTIPQGRNGCPQMTAVSDGGAGSCCLSLMEPHLSFLVAKCEYFNAGGSVKDRISLRMVEDAERAGIIKPGDTLIEPTSGNTGIGLALVAAVKGYRCIIVLPEKMSMEKVDLLKALGVEIVRTPCARFDAPESNIRVAWKLKSEIPNSHILDQYRNPSNPLAHYDTTAEEILEQCEGKVHMVVIGSGTGGTITGIARKLKEKCPECKIIGADPDGSIVALPSEMNRTNTTTIEVEGIGHDFIPTVLDRSVVDQWYKCNDRDSFLMSRRLIREEGLLCGGSSGSAMSVAVQAAKDLQEGQRCVVILPDSVRNYMSKLLNDKWMIKNGFLNDIREHKPWWWDIKVQKLNLSAPLILLPEVSCQKAIEILQEKGYDQAPVVAESGLILGMVTLSNTLTSVLAGNAHFSDPVTKIIYDQFSKIGLEDSLGKLSCILENDHFAIVVHKQMQFNGNGSSFMKQMVFGVVTAMDLLAFVSRHDKKHHHDLAAPTSTPLAGPAAPPRPEPPS; encoded by the exons ATGGTGGATACACTCCCCTGTGCAAGGACCATACCACAGGGCAGGAATGGATGTCCTCAAATGACTGCAGTGAGTGatgggggagcagggagctgctgtttgTCCCTGATGGAGCCTCACCTTTCATTTCTAGTGGCAAAATGTGAATACTTCAATGCTGGGGGCAGTGTGAAGGACCGCATCAGCCTGAGGATGGTGGAAGATGCAGAGAGAGCCGGGATTATAAAACCAGGAGACACACTGATTGAGCCCACTTCAGGAAACACAG GGATCGGGCTGGCGCTGGTAGCTGCAGTGAAAGGTTACCGCTGCATCATTGTCCTGCCGGAGAAAATGAGCATGGAAAAG GTCGATCTCTTGAAGGCATTGGGTGTTGAAATTGTGAGGACGCCGTGCGCCCGCTTTGATGCCCCGGAGTCCAATATTCGTGTTGCCTGGAAGCTGAAAAGTGAAATCCCAAACTCTCACATCCTGGACCAG TACCGAAACCCAAGCAACCCACTGGCTCATTACGACACCACAGCTGAGGAGATCCTGGAGCAGTGTGAAG GCAAGGTCCACATGGTGGTGATTGGGTCTGGCACAGGAGGCACCATCACCGgcattgccaggaagctgaaggagaagtGTCCAGAGTGCAAG ATCATTGGTGCAGATCCTGATGGCTCCATTGTTGCTCTTCCCAGTGAGATGAACAGGACGAACACCACAACCATTGAGGTGGAGGGCATTGGGCACGACTTTATCCCTACCGTCCTTGACAGATCA GTGGTTGACCAGTGGTATAAATGCAACGACAGAGATTCATTCCTCATGTCTCGCAGGCTGATCAGAGAGGAGGGATTACTGTGCG GTGGCAGCTCAGGCAGTGCCATGTCTGTGGCTGTGCAGGCTGCCAAGGACCTACAGGAAGGTCAGCGATGCGTCGTCATTCTGCCCGACTCTGTCAGGAACTACAT GTCCAAGCTTTTGAATGATAAGTGGATGATAAAGAACGGTTTCCTGAATGACATCCGGGAGCACAAGCCTTG GTGGTGGGACATCAAGGTTCAGAAACTGAATCTCTCAGCCCCTCTCATTCTACTCCCAGAAGTCAGCTGTCAAAAGGCAATCGAGATCCTCCAGGAGAAGGGATATGACCAAGCTCCTGTTGTTGCTGAATCAGG ACTTATTTTGGGAATGGTGACCCTCAGCAACACCCTCACCTCAGTGCTGGCTGGAAATGCACATTTCTCAGACCCTGTTACGAAGATCATCTATGACCAGTTCTCAAAG ATTGGCCTGGAGGACAGTCTTGGGAAGCTTTCTTGCATCCTGGAGAATGACCATTTTGCCATTGTTGTACACAAGCAAATGCAGT TCAATGGAAATGGCAGCTCCTTCATGAAGCAGATGGTGTTTGGTGTGGTCACAGCAATGGACCTCCTTGCCTTTGTCAGCAGACACGACAAGAAGCATCACCATGACTTGGCTGCACCCACCTCCACTCCTCTGGCAGGGCCAGCTGCCCCCCCCAGGCCTGAACCACCCAGCTGA